A genomic window from Paenibacillus sp. FSL K6-0276 includes:
- a CDS encoding aminotransferase class V-fold PLP-dependent enzyme, with translation MLNIIHASSAETPASLQEHFETFREHTIGIRHHITTPYGRQPLLYADWTASGRLYEPIERKLQEAFGPYVSNPHTDSNTTGLTMTLAYYEARQIIKKHVNAGPQDVLLFCGNGTTGAVNKLQRIMGLRLPEWLQEYSAHSMEERPVIFTSHMEHHSNILPWQEGVGDVVTVPPGEDGNIDLQQLEAQLKLYQHRRWKIGSFTACSNVTGIQTPYQKLAAIMHRHGGLCFVDFAASAPYEPIDMHPVSPLEKLDAIFFSPHKFLGGPGTNGVLIFDEALSNGRIPDEPGGGTVAWVNPWGGRRYTNEIEMREDGGTPGFLQAFRTALCVKLKDQMNGSGHYMAIREFELCQELMSGLRSIPECSLLAGHHTERHGIVSFTLRDIHYNLAVQLLNDRFGIQARGGCSCAGPYGHYLLGVGWTQSAQIAEAITVGDQSLRPGWIRISLHPIMTNQEVERIVSAVRNIVIHIQWWKQDYLYDASTNSWTHIYAEDPAEAKIKELFSV, from the coding sequence ATGCTAAACATCATCCACGCCTCTTCTGCAGAGACGCCCGCTTCACTACAAGAACATTTCGAGACTTTTCGTGAGCACACCATCGGCATTCGGCATCATATCACCACGCCATATGGCAGACAGCCACTGCTGTATGCTGATTGGACCGCAAGCGGACGCTTATATGAACCGATCGAACGGAAGCTGCAGGAAGCCTTCGGCCCATATGTCAGCAATCCACATACAGACTCCAACACAACCGGATTAACCATGACACTGGCTTATTATGAAGCACGACAAATCATTAAAAAGCATGTAAATGCTGGCCCTCAGGACGTCCTACTCTTCTGCGGAAATGGAACAACGGGAGCCGTGAACAAGCTGCAGCGCATCATGGGGTTAAGGCTCCCTGAATGGCTCCAGGAATATAGTGCCCATTCGATGGAGGAGCGTCCTGTGATCTTCACCAGCCATATGGAGCATCATTCCAATATTCTTCCCTGGCAGGAGGGAGTTGGTGACGTTGTGACTGTTCCTCCCGGAGAGGACGGGAATATAGATCTCCAGCAGCTTGAAGCCCAGTTAAAATTGTATCAGCATCGCCGCTGGAAAATCGGTTCATTTACGGCTTGCTCCAATGTGACCGGAATTCAGACCCCCTACCAGAAGCTTGCCGCGATTATGCACCGTCACGGTGGCCTATGTTTTGTAGATTTTGCCGCCAGTGCTCCCTATGAGCCTATCGATATGCATCCTGTCTCGCCGCTGGAGAAGCTGGATGCGATCTTTTTCTCTCCGCATAAATTTCTGGGTGGACCGGGCACAAACGGTGTTCTAATTTTTGATGAAGCATTAAGTAATGGACGTATTCCTGACGAACCGGGTGGAGGTACAGTGGCTTGGGTCAATCCTTGGGGAGGACGCCGTTACACCAATGAAATAGAGATGCGGGAAGACGGGGGAACGCCGGGGTTTCTGCAAGCTTTTCGGACGGCACTATGTGTGAAGCTGAAGGACCAAATGAATGGAAGCGGTCATTATATGGCGATTAGAGAGTTCGAACTGTGCCAAGAATTAATGAGCGGGCTCCGTAGCATACCCGAATGTTCGCTGCTGGCTGGACATCATACAGAACGTCATGGCATTGTCTCTTTTACACTGCGCGATATTCATTATAACCTAGCTGTCCAACTGCTGAATGATCGCTTCGGTATACAAGCCCGGGGCGGTTGCTCTTGTGCGGGGCCATATGGGCATTACCTGCTTGGAGTAGGGTGGACGCAATCTGCTCAGATCGCTGAGGCTATTACTGTAGGCGACCAGTCGCTTAGACCAGGTTGGATCCGCATCTCTCTACATCCCATTATGACTAATCAGGAAGTAGAGAGAATTGTATCCGCTGTACGAAATATCGTGATCCATATCCAGTGGTGGAAACAGGACTATCTTTATGATGCCTCCACGAACAGTTGGACCCATATCTACGCTGAGGATCCAGCCGAGGCGAAGATCAAAGAACTTTTTTCTGTGTAG
- a CDS encoding aldo/keto reductase, which produces MKYRKLGSTSMNVSVIGLGTWQFGGEWGKDFTQAEVDAMLDKAGELGINLIDTAECYGDHLSEKFIGGYLARRKREDWIVATKFGHHFQGHLQREQLWRAEDVLKQLDDSLRALQTEYIDLYQFHSGTDEQFDNDKLWSMLDRQKQAGKIRHLGVSISASGSGVLQTSAAADVQAEAIQVVYNRLDRKPEEEIFPLCIENQLGVLARVPLASGYLSGKYKPNAVFGQGDVRANHNEEVRQKQLRVVAEIAANEVPSGLNMAQWALAWCLQHSAVTSVIPGCKNVEQVISNASAADLDMVKDTTQ; this is translated from the coding sequence ATGAAATATCGTAAGCTTGGCAGTACAAGTATGAATGTATCGGTGATCGGCTTGGGTACTTGGCAGTTCGGTGGAGAGTGGGGTAAGGATTTCACTCAAGCTGAAGTCGATGCCATGCTGGATAAGGCTGGGGAGCTGGGTATTAATCTGATTGATACGGCAGAATGTTACGGAGATCACTTGTCGGAGAAGTTCATCGGGGGTTATCTGGCTCGCCGGAAACGTGAGGACTGGATTGTGGCTACGAAATTCGGACATCATTTTCAGGGACATCTACAGAGGGAACAACTATGGCGTGCTGAGGATGTGCTGAAGCAGCTAGATGATTCACTGCGTGCGCTCCAGACAGAGTATATCGACCTTTATCAATTCCACTCTGGGACCGATGAGCAATTCGATAACGACAAGCTGTGGAGTATGCTCGATAGACAGAAGCAGGCGGGTAAAATTCGTCATTTAGGCGTCTCGATCAGTGCATCAGGCTCGGGTGTGCTTCAGACCTCTGCAGCAGCAGATGTGCAGGCAGAGGCCATACAAGTGGTATATAATCGGCTGGATCGTAAACCTGAGGAAGAGATCTTTCCGCTATGCATCGAGAATCAATTAGGCGTATTGGCTCGCGTTCCGTTGGCGAGTGGTTATTTGAGCGGCAAGTATAAGCCGAATGCGGTTTTTGGACAGGGTGATGTCCGAGCGAACCATAATGAGGAAGTAAGACAGAAACAACTACGGGTTGTAGCTGAAATTGCAGCGAATGAAGTGCCATCAGGTCTGAATATGGCGCAGTGGGCTCTGGCGTGGTGCCTTCAGCATTCCGCAGTAACCAGTGTAATTCCGGGCTGTAAGAATGTAGAACAAGTTATCTCCAATGCCAGTGCTGCCGATCTGGACATGGTGAAGGATACCACGCAATAA
- a CDS encoding TVP38/TMEM64 family protein, translating into MYFLDIMSWLTEDNLRHLLEQYRSFGPFPGIALTFMKSFIPPLPTIAIVGLNGAVYGLWLGFLYSWIGLVAGCVTTFLIIQKVASHRYLRKWAERPKVAKSMTWVRQSGFSYVFLLSIFPVGPFVVINMAAGLAGMRFRSYLLALTVGKAIMVFAVSYIGNDLERFIRQPWEIIYVLVFIGLSLWGVKAIEARFARTVQNGNKAA; encoded by the coding sequence ATGTACTTTCTTGATATTATGTCTTGGCTGACAGAGGATAATCTGCGGCATCTACTTGAACAATATCGTTCGTTTGGGCCCTTTCCGGGCATTGCGTTAACGTTTATGAAATCATTTATACCACCACTACCAACTATTGCGATCGTAGGATTAAACGGGGCTGTATATGGTTTATGGTTAGGTTTTTTGTATTCTTGGATCGGTTTGGTTGCGGGCTGTGTGACAACATTTTTGATTATTCAAAAAGTAGCCTCACATCGTTATCTACGAAAATGGGCAGAACGACCAAAGGTAGCCAAAAGTATGACATGGGTGCGGCAAAGTGGGTTCAGCTATGTATTTCTGCTTAGTATATTTCCCGTGGGACCCTTCGTTGTAATTAATATGGCTGCTGGTCTTGCTGGCATGAGGTTTCGTTCATACCTCCTTGCGCTTACTGTGGGCAAAGCGATCATGGTATTCGCAGTTTCATATATTGGAAATGATCTTGAACGATTCATCCGCCAGCCGTGGGAGATCATCTATGTCTTGGTGTTTATTGGACTGTCACTATGGGGAGTTAAAGCCATCGAGGCGCGGTTCGCAAGAACGGTCCAGAATGGAAATAAGGCTGCTTAG